The genomic DNA CAAAGCGTGATTGGCTGCTGGCTGCCATTGGTTGTTTGACCGAACACTGGGGAGATTTAAACCCGAGAATCAGCTCTCGCTGCAGCTGTTCCTCTGTAAGCTCGTGGACGGAACTCGGCGCTCTAGGAAGATGAGTAAAATCATCCTGTACGAAAAGCCCGACTTTCAAGGGCAGGACAAGCAATTTCTGGACGATGTGAAAGATCTTGCTGTTGAGAACTTCACTAATACTGCCCGCTCGGTCAGAGTGATTGGCCGGCACTGGGTGGTGTACGCCGAAAGCAATCACAAGGGGCATTTCAAGGTGTTTGGTCCAGGAGACCACGGAAACCTGGGCGATCTGGATAAGAAGATTACATCTTTGCGCCTGGTGAAGGAGGATTTGATCAACCCGGAGATCGATCTGTACCGAGACGTCAACTACAAGGGCCCGAGCCGCAATATTCTGGAAACGACGGATGATCTGTCGAGATCCGGCTTCAAAGACCTCGTCTCTTCCCATAAGGTGAAGCAAGGCGTGTGGATTCTGTACATGCACACCAACCAGAGCGGGCCGCGACTCATCACCTTCCAGGGTGACGAATGGCAAAACTATTTTGATTTCGGCTGGAATGACAAGCTGTCTTCAGTCAGGGCCTTGCAGGGCAGCGACTTCGAGGTTTGAGGAGTCCCTACTGGTGTCCCGCTTTCAGCCGGAGCTCCAAACCCCAGAGTCTGTTTGGATGGATCTGGGCCATCGATTTGCTCTTGCTGAAGTAATGAAATAAAATCTTCTCTAAATGTTAATAACCTTCTGTGGGTCTCATTGTCCAGTACtttcttcatttaaactgtcGACATGTCATTGGGGAACGCGGTGCGTGTGTAAGCGAGGGTGGCGTCTTGGAGCGCCGGAAACGTTGGCAGTCAGTGGCGCTGATGATCGGCGGCCATCTCTCCACAGATGTGGCCAAACCAGGTCGAACCAGGTCGGCCGGTGACGCAGTGATATCGgcgccgggctcgagaacggaggttcccgagttcgatccagtcacagactgctcccgagggtgctcaccatccgtgccgggttgatgtcgagctcgtaTAAaataaaacactgccacctccagtttatattcccacgcggaatattgtggaggatcaaatacccaaacccaaacccgcTGCTTATTTTCAGATTTCCTGTATCCGAGCATTTCTGCTTTTCAAAGGCACTGGTCAAGGGTGTGTGAGGTCGGTGAGTTTCTAGAatgtgggggaggtgggagaagtGGGGAAAGCTGAATTCAGTGGGGGCTTAATTACGATGTTTCCAAAATTTCTTTAAATGAATATTAATAATTATATAAATTATGTGCATTGAGAAATACATCGCGGCAAAAGATCCAACTGGCCCGCGCCGACAAATTACAGCcctatgatcaattaacctataaaCCCCATAAGTCTTTACCATTAAGGAATAAACAGGAACGTCAGGTAGAAATCCAGATGGTCACTGGGGAAACTTAGAGACatcggcgggaattgaacctggggcgCTGGCCATGAAGTTGCGTTACACTGACTGCGAAGCTACCCTGCCGTCCCGATCGTTGTCGGGCAATACTCTATCTGCTGCCCCCGCGACCCATTTAATCCGAGACTGTTATCTCCCGTCACTCAGGAATCCCTTTACTGATTCACTTTCTGAGATTTAAGTAATTGAAATGTATTGCCCACATCTCAGTGCCCCTTATAGGGGAAGCGAGTCATTGCTTCCACGGTGGGTCTACTACCGAAGCTGCTGGTGATTGAAATCAATGGGCGAGATCCTCTTTTGATAAAGTCAGGCTGGTAAGCGACTTGAAGAACCCTGACTGTCTGTGTTCCTGCTGCCGACGGCGCAGATAGAACATCGGTGTGTGCCGGATCGGGCCCGACacgttgtgccaaactaataCAGAATCGGAATAAGATGCATTATCACTGATTTAGATGTCCTGAGATTTGTTCCGGCAGTGGAATTTGAGGCTTCGGTTCAAAAGGCCAAGGTCATTTTCTTTCATTGTCTCTTAGTGCCCTGCAGTGAGAATGGTCCCGGGGTCAGCGGTGTGTCCGTCATATACTGGAGACCTCCAGTTCCCATGATAACTGCATCTGCGTGAGATGCATCGGACTGCATCACCATGCAAACCATATCATGGAACTGGAGTTACAGATAGATCAGCTACGGCTAACACgggagaatggggaagatatCGATAAGATGGGCAGGGATGTAGACACCCCTATCTTTCAGGAAacgggtaactgggtgactgtcaggacagAACGCGACTACCCCAGTCCCTTCGATAACAATTGCTTAAAAAGAATTCCACATGGAGGCAAAATGGAAAAGATGgtaaacacaggactgaaggagttatacccgcatgcgcgcagtatactgaataagacagAGTACCTGGACGCGCATTTAGAGTTTTACAAGAATGACATTCAGGGCAACACAGAGTTGGGGCTGGAGGAATATCGCAGTTGGGAATTTAGCTCAAAAGCACGGGCAGGTAGATAGAGCGTTCCGGGTGTCTCTATTGTTAGAGACATAACTGAAATCATTCAAGAGATGTGGCAAGGGATGGGAACACGGGGAGTCCTTGTGGGTCGAGTTCAGAAACTGGAaaggtaaaaagactctgatgagTAGCAAACATCACGTGGACGAGAAAAGACAACTGAAGGTAGAAACGACACTCAGAAAAGGCAATATTATgactattgtgttttttttttcaatgtcATGCCCGGGTTAAAGGTTTGCTGCTGATATTGCAGGGCATTTCATGTaacggtctttctgtagaagcagtgtctgCATTACTATAAATCACACAACATTCACACAAACCAGAGTTAGGGTGGGCGAGAGTTCCCAATCTCACCGATTTGGTGGGACCACAGTCGTATACACCTTAGACACATGAAGCCAGTGAAAGGTGGGTCAATCTCCTGGGAGCCCAGTGGTTACTGTGAGGGGCAAATGAGCCACTAACACAGACGCCCAGTAAAAGAGTGGTTCATCAATATTCATGCAGATTGAGGAAATCAGGCTGGGGTAGATCGCAAGGGATGACATTTGTAGAATGACAAGGGGACGGAGAAGCCTCAGCGACGGGGTCTCTGTTATTGAGTCCGGCA from Hemitrygon akajei unplaced genomic scaffold, sHemAka1.3 Scf000043, whole genome shotgun sequence includes the following:
- the LOC140720482 gene encoding epidermal differentiation-specific protein-like; this translates as MSKIILYEKPDFQGQDKQFLDDVKDLAVENFTNTARSVRVIGRHWVVYAESNHKGHFKVFGPGDHGNLGDLDKKITSLRLVKEDLINPEIDLYRDVNYKGPSRNILETTDDLSRSGFKDLVSSHKVKQGVWILYMHTNQSGPRLITFQGDEWQNYFDFGWNDKLSSVRALQGSDFEV